From a region of the Synechococcus sp. RS9916 genome:
- a CDS encoding peptidylprolyl isomerase, which translates to MLRRSFWKSCLAAVLCLPLLIACSGPNQASVAKGCDQVSSPCLQGKATVLMTTSRGDVTLELDGDAAPVTAGNFLDLVRRGVYDGTAFHRVVREPVPFVVQGGDPASKDPSTPKSAYGNGSFIDPANGQARMIPLEVKFSNEPEPRYSRVTSNPSDLLKIQLSHERGALAMARSQAPDSASAQFYIALKPLPELDGRYAVFGRVVKGMEVVDAIQADDRISKAEVLTPAP; encoded by the coding sequence ATGCTGCGTCGTTCCTTCTGGAAGAGCTGTCTGGCAGCTGTCCTTTGCCTGCCCCTCTTGATTGCTTGTTCTGGGCCGAATCAGGCATCGGTTGCCAAGGGTTGTGACCAGGTTTCCAGCCCTTGTCTTCAAGGCAAAGCCACCGTGCTGATGACCACGAGTCGTGGCGACGTGACCCTTGAGCTGGATGGCGATGCAGCTCCTGTCACGGCAGGGAATTTCCTCGACCTGGTTCGCCGTGGCGTTTACGACGGCACGGCGTTTCATCGGGTCGTGCGCGAGCCCGTGCCTTTTGTGGTGCAGGGTGGCGACCCTGCATCGAAGGATCCGAGCACCCCGAAGTCGGCCTACGGCAACGGCAGCTTCATCGACCCTGCCAATGGTCAGGCCCGGATGATTCCATTGGAAGTCAAGTTCAGCAATGAACCAGAACCCCGTTACAGCCGTGTCACCAGCAATCCCAGCGATCTGCTGAAGATTCAGCTGTCCCACGAGCGGGGTGCTCTGGCCATGGCCCGCTCCCAGGCTCCAGATTCCGCCAGCGCGCAGTTTTATATCGCCCTCAAGCCCCTACCCGAACTCGATGGGCGCTACGCCGTGTTCGGTCGTGTAGTGAAAGGAATGGAGGTGGTTGATGCCATTCAGGCCGACGACCGCATTTCCAAAGCCGAAGTGCTCACTCCGGCCCCTTGA
- the psbD gene encoding photosystem II D2 protein (photosystem q(a) protein): protein MTIAVGRAPQRGWFDVLDDWLKRDRFVFVGWSGILLFPTAYLAIGGWLTGTTFVTSWYTHGIASSYLEGCNFLTAAVSTPADAMGHSLLLLWGPEAQGDFVRWCQLGGLWAFVALHGAFALIGFMLRQFEIARLVGIRPYNAIAFSGPIAVFVSVFLMYPLGQSSWFFAPSFGVAAIFRFLLFLQGFHNWTLNPFHMMGVAGILGGALLCAIHGATVENTLFEDGEQSNTFKAFEPTQEEETYSMVTANRFWSQIFGIAFSNKRWLHFFMLFVPVMGLWTSSIGIIGLALNLRAYDFVSQEIRAAEDPEFETFYTKNVLLNEGLRAWMAPADQPHENFVFPEEVLPRGNAL from the coding sequence ATGACGATCGCTGTAGGACGCGCGCCACAGCGGGGATGGTTCGACGTCCTCGATGACTGGCTCAAGCGCGACCGCTTCGTTTTTGTCGGCTGGTCCGGCATCCTTCTCTTTCCAACGGCCTATCTGGCCATCGGTGGCTGGCTCACCGGCACCACCTTCGTCACCTCCTGGTACACCCACGGCATTGCCTCCTCGTACCTGGAAGGTTGCAACTTCCTGACCGCAGCTGTGTCCACCCCCGCTGATGCGATGGGTCACAGCCTTCTGCTGCTCTGGGGCCCTGAGGCCCAGGGCGACTTCGTGCGCTGGTGTCAGCTCGGCGGCCTTTGGGCCTTCGTGGCCCTACATGGTGCCTTCGCGCTGATCGGCTTCATGCTCCGTCAGTTCGAGATCGCTCGTCTGGTGGGCATCCGCCCCTACAACGCCATCGCCTTCTCCGGCCCGATCGCGGTGTTCGTCAGCGTCTTCCTGATGTACCCCCTCGGTCAGAGCAGCTGGTTCTTCGCGCCCTCCTTCGGTGTGGCTGCGATCTTCCGCTTCCTCCTCTTCCTTCAGGGCTTCCACAACTGGACCCTGAACCCCTTCCACATGATGGGCGTGGCCGGCATCCTCGGCGGCGCACTGCTCTGCGCCATTCACGGCGCCACCGTGGAAAACACCCTGTTTGAGGACGGCGAGCAGTCCAACACCTTCAAGGCCTTCGAGCCCACCCAGGAAGAAGAGACCTATTCCATGGTCACCGCCAACCGCTTCTGGAGCCAAATCTTCGGAATTGCGTTCTCCAACAAGCGCTGGCTGCACTTCTTCATGCTGTTCGTGCCTGTGATGGGCCTGTGGACCAGCTCCATCGGCATCATCGGTCTGGCTCTCAACCTGCGCGCCTATGACTTCGTGTCTCAGGAAATCCGCGCTGCAGAAGATCCCGAATTCGAGACCTTCTACACCAAGAACGTCCTTCTGAATGAAGGTCTGCGTGCCTGGATGGCACCGGCTGACCAGCCGCACGAAAACTTCGTCTTCCCTGAAGAGGTTCTGCCCCGTGGAAACGCCCTTTAA
- a CDS encoding MlaD family protein, producing MSNTPSESGQRRERFLFLGSGLLLLTVVLLGFAKAQRWGTSFVDVYIKARDVNGITRGEDIRIAGLPVGQVGDLRLNKKGKVHVQLRIETDKAYLIGPRSKAHLAQEGLMGDPFVVISADPRPEEQSAAINGSTIPFQEPVSVDTLMKQLQRTQKELHATLRNTTALTASNGSLKATLDATHQLAQTMNSQVSATAPVMREAMGSVAADVHAVSESTEAVEKETLSLIRETRPLVEQTIKDTDELTRSSKQVIDLLHNVLGPWLEPADGRQPEPH from the coding sequence ATGAGCAACACGCCTTCAGAAAGTGGTCAACGACGTGAACGCTTTCTGTTTCTTGGTTCTGGACTGTTGCTTCTAACAGTCGTGCTATTGGGCTTTGCCAAAGCCCAACGTTGGGGCACCTCGTTTGTTGACGTCTACATCAAGGCCCGCGACGTCAATGGGATCACGCGCGGAGAAGACATCCGTATCGCGGGACTCCCTGTTGGCCAGGTGGGAGACCTACGCCTCAACAAAAAAGGGAAAGTGCATGTGCAGCTGCGCATCGAAACAGACAAGGCCTATCTGATTGGCCCCCGCAGCAAGGCGCATTTGGCACAGGAAGGGTTGATGGGAGATCCCTTCGTGGTGATCAGCGCAGATCCCCGACCTGAAGAGCAGTCTGCTGCGATCAATGGCAGCACGATCCCCTTTCAAGAGCCCGTGAGTGTTGACACCCTCATGAAACAACTGCAGCGCACGCAGAAAGAACTGCACGCCACCTTGCGCAACACCACGGCACTCACCGCCAGCAATGGCAGTCTCAAGGCAACCCTGGATGCCACCCATCAGTTGGCCCAAACCATGAACAGCCAGGTGAGTGCCACAGCCCCCGTAATGCGCGAGGCGATGGGAAGCGTGGCAGCAGACGTGCATGCCGTGAGTGAATCCACCGAAGCCGTGGAAAAGGAAACGCTGTCTCTGATTCGTGAAACGCGCCCTCTGGTGGAGCAAACCATCAAAGACACCGACGAGCTGACCCGCTCCAGCAAGCAGGTGATCGACCTGTTGCACAACGTGCTGGGCCCCTGGCTGGAACCTGCGGATGGTCGCCAGCCAGAGCCGCACTGA
- a CDS encoding Npun_F0494 family protein, whose translation MQAEPPPALTASAQCLLTERSLQRARQAMRCLPFSREFYTVLEQGALSSGELSSRTDWGELCRSRLNRSRTEDELIWLIQLGVLRREVDGQGLTERVRLTPMGRDLLHAWPGAIPAAALPQRLQHWLRRRRPRL comes from the coding sequence ATGCAGGCCGAACCACCCCCAGCTTTGACCGCTTCCGCCCAGTGCCTTCTGACTGAACGTTCGCTGCAACGGGCGCGACAGGCCATGCGCTGTCTGCCCTTCTCGCGCGAGTTCTATACCGTTCTGGAACAAGGAGCCCTGAGCAGCGGTGAGCTTTCAAGCCGCACGGACTGGGGTGAGCTCTGCCGCAGCCGGCTGAACCGCTCCCGCACAGAAGACGAACTGATCTGGCTGATCCAGCTAGGGGTGCTGCGCCGTGAGGTGGATGGCCAAGGACTGACTGAACGGGTCCGACTCACCCCCATGGGCCGTGACCTGCTGCACGCCTGGCCCGGAGCCATTCCTGCAGCCGCTCTGCCCCAGCGTCTTCAGCACTGGTTGCGCCGCCGCCGGCCCAGGCTGTGA
- the psbC gene encoding photosystem II reaction center protein CP43, translating into METPFNAGLVATGGKDLDSTGYAWWSGNARLINLSGRLLGAHVAHAGLMVFWAGAMMLFEVSHFTFDKPMYEQGLILFPHVATLGYGVGPGGEVTDLFPFFVVGVLHLISSAVLGLGGLYHALRGPEILENYSTFFSQDWRDKNQMTNIIGYHLILLGVGCLLLVFKAMFFGGVYDTWAPGGGDVRLITNPTLNPGVIFGYLFRAPFGGEGWIIGVNSMEDIIGGHIWLGLTLIFGGIWHVITKPFGWVRRAFIWNGEAYLSYSLGALSFMSFICSAFIWFNNTAYPSEFYGPTNAESSQAQSFTFLVRDQRLGANIGSAMGPTGLGKYLMRSPTGEIIFGGETMRFWDFRGPWLEPLRGPNGLSLDKLQNDIQPWQVRRAAEYMTHAPNASLNSVGGIITEPNSVNFVNIRQWLAATQFVLAFFFLVGHLWHAGRARAAAAGFEKGIDRQAEPTLAMPDLD; encoded by the coding sequence GTGGAAACGCCCTTTAATGCTGGTCTTGTCGCCACTGGCGGCAAAGACCTCGACTCCACTGGCTATGCCTGGTGGTCTGGTAATGCTCGTCTGATCAACCTGTCCGGCCGTCTGCTTGGTGCCCACGTGGCCCATGCTGGCCTGATGGTGTTCTGGGCCGGCGCCATGATGCTGTTCGAGGTGAGCCACTTCACCTTCGACAAGCCCATGTATGAACAGGGCCTGATCCTGTTCCCCCACGTCGCCACCCTGGGCTATGGCGTGGGACCCGGCGGTGAGGTCACTGATCTCTTCCCCTTTTTCGTGGTCGGTGTTCTGCACCTGATCAGCTCCGCCGTGCTCGGCCTCGGCGGCCTCTATCACGCCCTGCGAGGTCCGGAGATCCTGGAGAACTACTCCACCTTCTTCTCTCAGGACTGGCGTGACAAGAACCAGATGACCAACATCATTGGTTATCACTTGATTCTTCTCGGCGTTGGATGCCTGCTACTGGTCTTCAAGGCCATGTTCTTCGGTGGCGTCTACGACACTTGGGCCCCCGGTGGTGGTGATGTTCGTCTAATCACCAACCCCACCCTGAATCCCGGTGTGATCTTCGGTTATCTGTTCCGCGCACCCTTCGGTGGCGAGGGCTGGATCATCGGTGTGAACTCCATGGAGGACATCATCGGCGGCCACATCTGGTTGGGTCTGACCCTGATCTTCGGTGGCATCTGGCACGTGATCACCAAGCCTTTCGGCTGGGTGCGTCGTGCCTTCATTTGGAACGGTGAGGCCTACCTGAGCTACAGCCTTGGAGCCCTGAGCTTCATGAGCTTCATCTGCTCTGCTTTCATCTGGTTCAACAACACCGCTTATCCCTCCGAGTTCTACGGCCCTACCAACGCCGAGTCCTCCCAGGCACAGAGCTTCACCTTCCTGGTGCGTGACCAACGCCTGGGCGCCAACATCGGTTCGGCCATGGGCCCCACCGGCCTTGGTAAATATCTGATGCGCTCCCCAACCGGTGAGATCATCTTCGGTGGTGAAACCATGCGTTTCTGGGACTTCCGTGGTCCCTGGCTGGAGCCCCTGCGTGGCCCCAATGGCCTGAGCCTCGACAAGCTGCAAAACGACATCCAGCCTTGGCAGGTGCGTCGTGCAGCTGAGTACATGACTCACGCTCCCAACGCTTCCCTCAACTCTGTGGGCGGCATCATCACCGAGCCCAACTCGGTGAACTTCGTGAACATCCGCCAGTGGCTGGCTGCGACTCAGTTCGTGCTTGCCTTCTTCTTCCTGGTGGGTCACCTCTGGCACGCCGGCCGCGCACGCGCTGCTGCTGCTGGTTTCGAAAAAGGCATCGACCGTCAGGCCGAGCCCACCTTGGCCATGCCCGACCTCGACTGA
- the ilvN gene encoding acetolactate synthase small subunit: MKHTLSVLVEDESGALSRIAGLFARRGFNIDSLAVGPAEADGRSRLTMVVEGDEHTLQQMTKQLDKLVNVLQVLDLSQIPAVERELMLLKVAAPAEQRSAILELVQVFRAKVVDVADDALTLEVVGDPGKLVALERLMAPYGILEIARTGKVALERSSGVNTELLKAAITGGRVPA; the protein is encoded by the coding sequence ATGAAGCACACCCTGTCCGTGCTGGTGGAGGATGAATCCGGCGCTCTCAGCCGCATTGCTGGCCTGTTTGCCCGCCGTGGTTTCAACATCGACAGCCTGGCGGTCGGCCCGGCGGAAGCCGATGGACGCTCCCGCCTGACGATGGTGGTGGAGGGCGATGAGCACACCCTCCAGCAGATGACCAAACAGCTCGACAAGCTGGTGAACGTGCTGCAGGTGCTGGATCTGTCTCAGATTCCAGCGGTGGAGCGCGAACTGATGTTGCTCAAGGTGGCCGCACCGGCAGAGCAGCGCAGCGCCATCCTTGAACTGGTGCAAGTGTTCCGCGCCAAGGTGGTGGACGTGGCTGACGATGCGCTCACCCTCGAAGTGGTGGGCGATCCCGGCAAGCTGGTGGCGCTTGAGCGCCTGATGGCGCCCTACGGGATTCTTGAAATTGCCCGCACCGGAAAAGTGGCGCTTGAGCGATCCTCAGGCGTGAACACTGAGCTGCTCAAGGCGGCCATCACAGGCGGGCGGGTGCCCGCCTGA
- a CDS encoding photosystem I assembly protein Ycf4 — protein MSADLLEQPVLGSRRLSNVLVALMVSIGGLGFLLASLSSYLGRDLLPLGHPAALIFVPQGLVMGLYSLAAALLATYLWWVIAVDVGAGTNRFDRSAGLVTISRRGFRKPINVEIPLKDVKAVKVEVRDGLNTRRRISLRVQGRRDMPLTRVGEPLPLAQLEQDGAELARFLGVNLEGL, from the coding sequence ATGTCTGCCGATCTGCTTGAACAGCCGGTTCTCGGCTCCCGCCGCCTCTCCAACGTGCTGGTGGCTCTGATGGTGAGCATCGGCGGCCTCGGTTTTTTGCTGGCATCGCTGTCCAGCTATCTCGGGCGTGATCTCCTGCCCCTTGGCCATCCTGCCGCTCTGATCTTTGTGCCTCAGGGTTTGGTGATGGGTTTGTACAGCCTCGCTGCAGCCCTCCTGGCCACGTATCTGTGGTGGGTCATCGCCGTGGATGTAGGTGCTGGCACCAACCGTTTCGACCGCTCTGCCGGGTTGGTGACCATTTCACGACGTGGCTTTCGCAAGCCCATCAACGTGGAAATTCCCTTGAAGGATGTGAAGGCTGTGAAGGTGGAAGTGCGTGATGGCCTCAACACCCGCCGTCGCATTTCCCTGCGCGTGCAGGGTCGCCGCGACATGCCCCTCACCCGTGTGGGTGAACCCCTTCCTCTGGCCCAACTCGAGCAGGACGGCGCCGAACTGGCCCGTTTCCTCGGCGTCAACCTCGAAGGTCTTTGA
- a CDS encoding autotransporter outer membrane beta-barrel domain-containing protein, with amino-acid sequence MNNGLITGTGTVQGDLYNEGTTAPGNSIGTLTVDGNYIQGLTNSNANLNIEVDGSTSDLLKITGDNRTILLGGNLNIASYNNAAVSPGHIYTAIDVTGDNAAGGELGLTTKLNVVGSSGMKFVRETDREFRLLDPAYYATCTSNDPAVQVGCTKLQFAWLKVHPDTGVAVNPDRHKTPGQSTIKAIKQTGGALTTASSGNSSTNTNTCIANGGSAASCQQQNKTGSGSGAHNANSTNAAKTLDAGWASLGAAVSSGVTGGSAIGTTGYTTNQTSAALVTPDFANVIAAFFSIPTRIELNQALHSITAEPYASMQSVALEAMEQFGKNSLALTDRAVPLTHTQTFCKTDDGSLVPADSPERPDTCDAREKTVGSRWSLLLDGSNTEASLNGTSELASLDYNVFSTIYGLQYAFSPEWSAGAAFGYGQANLYNYEYANAHINADTYGGSIWGIYRPSAELKISGLLGYMNLQYDSTRQMAFGGLNRTANANWDGNGFTTALEAQYNWALNGDSSDPDAIRLKPQTFLAYAVHNQDSFSESGAQSLNLAIDSHTADSVLWGLGFTLETPIRLSSSNRIIPRFTVGYEHDFMGSADEEHQLTSSFSELPALGSIDVLGQNRGADALDLGLSIEIETSDSVSLYASVNGGFWSNGTEVSYGGGLKYAW; translated from the coding sequence TTGAACAATGGCTTAATTACCGGTACAGGCACTGTCCAAGGAGACCTCTACAACGAAGGAACAACAGCCCCTGGCAACTCCATCGGCACCCTCACCGTTGACGGCAATTACATCCAAGGGCTAACAAATTCAAACGCAAATCTAAACATCGAAGTCGACGGATCCACCAGTGATCTGCTCAAAATCACCGGTGACAATCGAACCATCCTGCTTGGCGGCAATCTCAACATCGCCAGCTACAACAATGCCGCTGTCTCACCAGGTCACATCTACACCGCGATTGATGTCACTGGTGACAACGCTGCAGGTGGTGAACTCGGCCTGACAACCAAGCTCAATGTTGTTGGATCCTCAGGCATGAAATTCGTGCGTGAAACAGACCGCGAGTTCCGTTTACTTGATCCGGCCTATTACGCCACCTGCACCAGCAACGATCCAGCGGTGCAAGTCGGTTGCACCAAACTCCAGTTCGCTTGGTTAAAAGTTCACCCAGACACGGGTGTGGCCGTCAATCCCGATCGTCACAAGACCCCAGGTCAATCCACCATCAAGGCGATCAAACAAACAGGTGGTGCACTCACCACCGCCTCCTCTGGCAACTCCTCCACCAACACCAACACCTGCATCGCCAACGGCGGCAGCGCAGCGTCCTGTCAGCAGCAGAACAAAACAGGGTCGGGCTCTGGTGCTCACAATGCCAATTCCACCAACGCCGCCAAAACACTCGATGCCGGTTGGGCATCCCTTGGCGCGGCTGTCTCCTCCGGCGTCACCGGCGGCTCCGCCATTGGCACCACCGGCTACACCACCAACCAAACCTCAGCGGCCTTGGTCACCCCAGATTTTGCCAATGTGATCGCCGCCTTCTTCTCCATCCCCACCCGCATCGAACTCAACCAGGCGCTTCACTCCATCACCGCTGAGCCCTACGCCTCCATGCAGTCGGTTGCCCTTGAGGCCATGGAGCAGTTCGGCAAAAACTCCCTCGCCCTCACCGACCGCGCCGTTCCCCTCACCCACACCCAGACCTTCTGCAAAACCGACGACGGCAGCCTCGTTCCCGCCGATTCACCCGAACGCCCTGACACCTGCGACGCGCGCGAAAAAACCGTTGGCTCGCGCTGGAGCCTTCTCCTCGATGGCTCCAACACCGAGGCCAGCCTCAATGGCACCAGTGAGCTTGCTTCCCTCGATTACAACGTATTCTCCACCATCTACGGCCTCCAATACGCCTTCTCCCCCGAGTGGAGTGCTGGTGCTGCCTTTGGCTATGGCCAAGCCAATCTCTACAACTACGAGTACGCCAATGCCCACATCAATGCCGACACCTACGGCGGCAGCATCTGGGGCATCTACAGGCCTTCAGCCGAGTTGAAGATCTCAGGCCTCCTGGGCTACATGAATCTCCAATACGACTCCACACGCCAGATGGCCTTTGGCGGTCTCAACCGCACCGCGAACGCCAACTGGGATGGCAACGGCTTCACCACAGCCTTGGAAGCGCAATACAACTGGGCACTCAATGGCGACAGCAGTGATCCCGACGCCATTCGCCTCAAGCCCCAAACCTTCCTCGCCTACGCGGTTCACAACCAAGACTCCTTCTCAGAATCCGGCGCCCAATCCCTCAACCTCGCCATCGACTCCCACACTGCCGATTCCGTTCTCTGGGGACTTGGCTTCACGCTCGAAACACCGATTCGACTCTCCTCCAGCAACCGCATCATTCCGCGGTTCACGGTCGGCTACGAGCACGACTTCATGGGCAGTGCCGATGAGGAGCATCAGCTCACCTCCTCCTTCTCCGAGCTGCCAGCCCTCGGATCCATCGACGTGCTCGGGCAAAACCGCGGTGCCGATGCGCTCGATCTCGGTCTTTCCATCGAAATCGAAACCTCCGATTCCGTCTCCCTTTATGCCTCCGTCAACGGCGGTTTCTGGAGCAATGGAACGGAAGTCTCCTACGGCGGTGGTCTCAAATATGCCTGGTAG
- a CDS encoding nucleoside triphosphate pyrophosphatase — protein sequence MLLLASASPARRRLLEQAGIPHRVMVSGVDEDGIHADDPRELVQKLAQAKASAVRERLGAGGDDASVTAVLGCDSVLAFDGEVFGKPADAAEAIARWQRMRGRWGELHTGHCLLAGPAAGPEATDRCIAVTTRVLFAELTDAELEAYVSTGEPLQCAGGFALEGRGGSCVERLDGCYSNVIGLSLPLLRVWLA from the coding sequence GTGCTGCTTCTGGCCTCTGCTTCCCCCGCCCGGCGCCGTCTGCTGGAGCAGGCCGGCATCCCCCATCGTGTGATGGTCAGTGGTGTGGATGAAGATGGCATCCATGCCGACGATCCCAGAGAGTTGGTGCAGAAGCTGGCCCAGGCGAAAGCGTCGGCAGTGCGCGAACGCCTCGGGGCTGGTGGGGACGACGCTTCAGTCACCGCTGTACTCGGCTGCGATTCCGTGCTGGCCTTTGACGGGGAGGTGTTTGGCAAACCCGCCGATGCGGCTGAGGCCATCGCCCGTTGGCAACGCATGCGCGGCCGCTGGGGGGAGCTGCACACCGGGCACTGCCTGCTGGCGGGCCCTGCTGCAGGGCCTGAAGCGACAGATCGCTGCATCGCCGTCACCACACGCGTGTTGTTCGCCGAGCTCACCGACGCCGAGCTTGAGGCCTACGTCTCCACTGGAGAGCCGTTGCAGTGCGCTGGTGGCTTTGCGCTGGAAGGGCGGGGTGGCAGCTGCGTGGAGCGACTGGATGGCTGCTACTCCAATGTGATCGGCCTCAGCCTGCCGTTGTTGCGCGTCTGGCTGGCTTGA
- a CDS encoding 2Fe-2S iron-sulfur cluster-binding protein — MSTVRIQWPDGRNSEHAVGLDWLAAAKAAGVSIPTGCMGGSCGACEIEVNGTIVRACISTVPGSPSGELQVEFSSDPYW, encoded by the coding sequence ATGAGCACGGTGCGCATCCAATGGCCCGATGGGCGCAACAGCGAGCACGCAGTCGGTCTGGATTGGTTGGCGGCCGCCAAAGCGGCAGGCGTCTCGATTCCCACCGGCTGCATGGGTGGAAGCTGCGGCGCCTGCGAGATCGAGGTGAATGGCACCATCGTGCGGGCCTGCATCAGCACCGTGCCAGGGAGCCCTAGCGGTGAGCTGCAGGTGGAATTTTCCAGCGATCCTTATTGGTAG
- a CDS encoding cobyric acid synthase, translated as MVLGTSSGAGKSLMTAALCRVLKHRGETPLPFKGQNMSNNAWVDQSGGEMAYSQALQAWAAGLEPQCAMNPVLLKPQGDSTSELIHLGQSVGRARAETYYEEWFRPGWAAVRQGLQNLQADYPEGRLVLEGAGSPVEVNLQRRDLTNLRLAQYLRANCLLVADIERGGVFAQIVGTLNLLRPVERPLIKGILINRFRGRQSLFDEGRRWLEAHTGVPVVGVMPWLDELFPPEDSLDLLERRGRKRGAELEIAVLRLPSLSNFSDLDPLEAEPTVQLRWLSPGEELGQPDAVIVPGSKQTLRDLASLRNSGLDQSLLRYVQTGGQLVGICGGMQLLGRELHDPDGREGGAIDSTCPGLDLLPLRTSFTATKALRQRRSQAHWPASPDHEALMLEGFELHRGSTTALESCAPLCSDPELGWISGDQAQGGVVIGTYLHGVFESGPWRRRWLNLLRQRKGLAPLSENQPHHSRQRDALLERLADAFEAHVNLGPLLEGP; from the coding sequence ATGGTGTTGGGCACCAGCAGCGGTGCCGGCAAATCGCTGATGACGGCCGCGCTCTGCCGGGTGCTGAAACATCGCGGTGAGACGCCGCTGCCCTTCAAGGGGCAGAACATGAGCAACAACGCCTGGGTTGACCAGAGCGGTGGCGAGATGGCCTACTCCCAGGCGCTTCAGGCCTGGGCCGCCGGCCTCGAACCGCAATGCGCCATGAATCCGGTGCTGCTCAAACCCCAGGGCGATTCCACCAGTGAACTGATACACCTCGGCCAATCGGTAGGGCGCGCTCGCGCCGAGACGTATTACGAAGAGTGGTTCCGCCCAGGCTGGGCCGCAGTGCGCCAAGGGCTCCAGAATCTCCAGGCCGATTACCCCGAGGGACGTCTGGTATTGGAGGGGGCCGGCAGCCCGGTGGAGGTGAACCTGCAACGCCGCGACCTCACCAACCTGCGTCTGGCGCAATACCTGCGCGCCAATTGCCTGTTGGTGGCCGACATCGAGCGGGGAGGGGTGTTCGCGCAGATCGTCGGCACCCTCAACCTGCTGAGGCCGGTGGAACGCCCTCTGATCAAAGGCATCCTGATCAACCGCTTCCGGGGGCGGCAATCGCTGTTTGATGAAGGTCGCCGCTGGCTTGAAGCCCACACCGGCGTACCGGTGGTTGGGGTGATGCCCTGGCTGGATGAGCTGTTTCCGCCGGAAGACTCCCTCGACCTGCTGGAGCGAAGGGGCCGTAAACGCGGCGCCGAGCTGGAGATTGCGGTGCTGCGGCTGCCGTCGCTCAGCAACTTCTCTGACCTCGACCCCCTGGAAGCCGAGCCCACGGTCCAGTTGCGTTGGCTCTCACCTGGCGAGGAGCTCGGTCAGCCCGATGCAGTAATCGTGCCAGGCAGCAAACAAACGCTGCGGGATCTGGCCAGCCTGCGCAACAGCGGGTTGGATCAAAGCCTGCTCCGTTATGTGCAGACAGGCGGCCAGCTGGTGGGCATCTGCGGAGGCATGCAACTGCTGGGGCGCGAACTCCACGACCCCGATGGTCGCGAAGGCGGAGCAATCGACAGCACCTGTCCGGGCCTGGATCTGCTGCCGCTGCGCACCAGCTTCACAGCCACCAAAGCGCTGAGGCAACGCCGCAGCCAGGCCCACTGGCCTGCTTCTCCAGACCATGAAGCGCTGATGCTGGAGGGGTTCGAATTGCACCGCGGGAGCACCACCGCGCTGGAGAGCTGCGCACCGCTGTGCTCCGATCCAGAACTCGGTTGGATCAGCGGCGACCAGGCTCAAGGAGGCGTGGTGATAGGCACCTACCTCCACGGCGTGTTTGAAAGCGGCCCCTGGCGGCGGCGCTGGCTCAACCTGCTGCGACAGCGCAAAGGACTTGCCCCCCTGAGCGAAAACCAACCCCACCACAGCCGGCAGCGGGACGCGCTGCTGGAACGGCTTGCCGATGCGTTCGAAGCCCATGTGAATCTGGGGCCGTTACTGGAAGGGCCATGA